The following proteins are co-located in the Diorhabda carinulata isolate Delta chromosome 4, icDioCari1.1, whole genome shotgun sequence genome:
- the LOC130893550 gene encoding 39S ribosomal protein L23, mitochondrial — translation MSTRWYPLYQKGGPQLRVFLPNFWMKLVRPPHAQPSNVVVFSCSMEMTKYDIKNYMEKIYNIKCADVRTRIHMPKTRREPTQGYVIKDDDIKYAYITLMKGEEFQFPDLFENIENKEHEDHEKALKQAKEGYQEFLNKNKDRQNMPGWFTV, via the exons ATGTCTACTCGTTG gtaTCCTTTGTATCAGAAAGGAGGGCCTCAATTACGagtttttttaccaaatttctGGATGAAACTTGTGAGGCCTCCGCACGCCCAACCTTCTAATGTTGTAGTATTTTCATGTTCAATGGAAATGactaaatatgatattaaaaactatatggaaaaaatttacaacATAAAGTGTGCAGATGTACGAACTAGAATTCATATGCCGAAAACGCGAAGAGAACCTACTCAAGGATATGTTATTAAGGATGATGATATTAAATATGCATATATAACATTG atgaaaGGTGAAGAATTCCAATTTccagatttatttgaaaatattgaaaacaaggAACATGAAGATCATGAGAAAGCTTTGAAGCAAGCCAAAGAAGGttatcaagaatttttaaataaaaataaagatagaCAAAATATGCCCGGATGGTTTACTGTATAG
- the LOC130893497 gene encoding serine/threonine-protein phosphatase PP1-beta catalytic subunit, translating into MAEPELNVDSLIQRLLEVRGMRPGKSVHMTESEVRGLCLKSREIFLQQPILLELEAPLKICGDIHGQYTDLLRLFEYGGFPPEANYLFLGDYVDRGKQSLETICLLLAYKIKYPENFFLLRGNHECASINRIYGFYDECKRRFNIKLWKTFTDCFNCLPISAIIDEKIFCCHGGLSPDLQGMEQIRRIMRPTDVPDTGLLCDLLWSDPDKDVQGWGENDRGVSFTFGADVVSKFLNRHDLDLICRAHQVVEDGYEFFAKRQLVTLFSAPNYCGEFDNAGGMMSVDETLMCSFQILKPSEKKAKYQYQGINSGRPSTPQRNPPPNKKK; encoded by the exons ATGGCAGAGCCCGAATTAAATGTAGACAGTTTAATACAAAGATTATTAGAAG TAAGGGGAATGCGCCCGGGAAAATCGGTGCATATGACTGAATCAGAAGTACGTGGTTTATGCTTGAAATCTCGAGAAATATTCTTGCAGCAACCCATTTTGCTCGAACTAGAAGCGCCGCTCAAGATTTGTGGAGATATCCACGGTCAATATACAGATTTATTGCGACTCTTTGAATACGGCGGATTTCCACCTGAAGCCAACTATCTATTTCTCGGGGATTATGTCGATCGCGGAAAGCAGTCCTTGGAAACCATTTGCTTGCTGCTCGCCTACAAGATTAAGTATCCAGAGAATTTCTTTTTGCTCAGGGGCAACCATGAATGTGCATCTATCAACAGGATTTATGGGTTCTATGATGAAT GTAAAAGAagattcaacataaaattatggaaaactTTTACCGATTGTTTCAATTGCTTGCCCATATCAGCTATTATTGACGAAAAGATATTTTGCTGCCATGGGGGATTAAGTCCTGACTTGCAAGGAATGGAACAGATCAGAAGAATAATGAGACCTACAGATGTACCTGACACAg GACTTTTATGCGATCTTCTATGGTCCGATCCGGATAAGGACGTCCAAGGTTGGGGCGAAAACGATCGAGGCGTTTCGTTTACTTTTGGCGCTGACGTAGTAAGCAAATTCCTGAACAGACACGATTTAGATCTGATTTGTCGAGCCCATCAAGTCGTCGAAGACGGTTATGAATTTTTCGCCAAAAGGCAACTAGTCACATTATTTTCAGCTCCTAATTATTGCGGCGAATTCGATAATGCAGGAGGAATGATGAGTGTCGATGAGACTCTTATGTGTTCGTTCCAA atTCTCAAACCATCTGAGAAAAAAGCTAAATACCAGTACCAAGGAATAAATTCTGGCCGTCCGTCGACACCTCAACGAAATCCCCCACCAAATAAGAAGAAGTAG